In Candidatus Glassbacteria bacterium, one genomic interval encodes:
- a CDS encoding peptidase S24 encodes MPKKCSDADAVRFKDVNHPIQKGGIGRFGERLEVAIGGGSIRAFARSSSLSDTVVRQYLAGKSDPSRQALISMAKVSGVSLEWLATGEGGIRKDDTGDTKENQLLAEGSKYAMIPAFDVSASAGDGAIAWDEAQVGEFPFRLDYLKGELRARVGSLAMIAVEGDSMYPTLSPGDQIMVDRSDTEIMGGDGIYVVRLGDSLMVKRLQRLPGGTIEVVSDNQAYRLFSVVATDLPDDFSILGRVVWYGKWV; translated from the coding sequence ATGCCAAAGAAATGTAGTGATGCGGATGCCGTCCGATTTAAAGACGTCAATCATCCGATTCAGAAAGGTGGAATCGGACGTTTTGGAGAGCGGCTTGAAGTGGCGATAGGTGGCGGCAGTATTCGAGCTTTCGCGCGCAGTTCAAGTTTATCGGATACAGTCGTCCGTCAGTACCTGGCAGGGAAGTCCGATCCCTCTAGGCAGGCATTGATTTCAATGGCAAAAGTTTCAGGGGTGAGTCTTGAATGGCTTGCCACGGGGGAAGGGGGGATACGCAAAGACGACACCGGCGATACTAAGGAAAATCAATTACTTGCTGAAGGATCGAAGTATGCTATGATCCCCGCGTTCGACGTAAGTGCGAGCGCGGGGGATGGTGCAATCGCTTGGGATGAGGCGCAGGTGGGGGAATTTCCGTTCAGACTGGATTACCTAAAAGGGGAGTTGCGAGCCAGGGTGGGCAGCCTGGCCATGATCGCCGTCGAGGGAGATTCGATGTACCCAACTTTGTCTCCGGGCGATCAAATCATGGTTGACCGGTCGGATACGGAGATAATGGGAGGAGACGGGATTTATGTGGTTCGGCTGGGAGATTCTTTGATGGTCAAGCGCTTACAACGCCTTCCGGGTGGTACAATCGAGGTTGTTTCCGATAACCAGGCCTACCGGTTGTTTTCCGTAGTGGCTACCGATCTACCTGATGATTTTTCAATTCTGGGGCGCGTGGTGTGGTACGGGAAATGGGTTTGA